A window of the Ciconia boyciana chromosome 35, ASM3463844v1, whole genome shotgun sequence genome harbors these coding sequences:
- the LOC140645596 gene encoding olfactory receptor 14A16-like: MSNSSSITKFLLLAFADTQELQLLHFWLFLGIYLAALLGNGLIITVVACDHHLHTPMYFFLVSLSLLDLGSISTTVPKAMANSLWDTRAISYQGCVAQVFFLFFFISAEYFLLTVMAYDRYIAICKPLHYETLVGTRTCVHTAAAAWGSGFLYAVLHTANTFSLPLCKGNAVDQFFCEVPQILKLSCSDSYLREAGLIEVSVCFVFGCFVFIVVSYVQILRAVLKIPSEQGQHKAFSMCLPHLAIVSLFISTGMVAYLKPPSISYPSLDLVVSVLYSVVPPGVNPLIYSMRNKELKDALWKLTQWTWRH; the protein is encoded by the coding sequence atgtccaacagcagctccataACCAAGTTTCTCCTCCTGGCATTCGCAGACacacaggagctgcagctcttgcacttctggctcttcctgggcatctacctggctgccctcctgggcaacggTCTCATCATCACTGTCGTAGCCTGTGACCACCACCTCCACACCCCTATGTACTTCTTCCTTGTCAGCCTCTCCCTCCTCgacctgggctccatctccaccactgtccccaaagccatggccaattccctgtgggacaccagggccATCTCCTACCAAGGGTGTGTGgcccaggtctttttcttgttcttttttatatcagctgagtattttcttctcactgtcaTGGCCTACGACCGCTAcattgccatctgcaaaccctTGCACTATGAGACCCTCGTGGGCACCAGAACTTGTGTCCACacggcagcagctgcctggggcagtgggtttctctatgctgtgctgcacactgccaatacattttcactACCACTCTGCAAGGGCAATGCCgtggaccagttcttctgtgaagttccccagatcctcaagctctcctgctcagacTCCTACCTCAGGGAAGCTGGGCTTATTGAGGTTAGTGTCTGTTTTGTATTTGGATGTTTTGTATTCATTGTGGTGTCCTATGTGCAGATCTTGAGGGCCGTGCTCAAGATCCCGtctgagcagggacagcacaaagccttttccatgtgCCTGCCTCACCTGGCCATAGTCTCTCTGTTTATCAGCACTGGCATGGTTGCCTACCTGAAGCCACCCTCCATCTCCTACCCCTCCCTGGACCTGGTGGTGTCAGTTCTGTACTCGGTGGTGCCTCCAGGAGTCaaccccctcatctacagcatgaggaataaggagctcaaggatgccCTATGGAAACTGACCCAATGGACGTGGCGACACTGA